One window of Chamaesiphon minutus PCC 6605 genomic DNA carries:
- a CDS encoding DUF2939 domain-containing protein — protein MFDSLSEQLRDRFKSIERKTVIIGAAVGAGVVALASGGIYYAPYLTIDNLKNATANRNTDALSESIDFPALRMSIKENVKIQVLKQMAGAEAPTSTKMTPAQVEKTIDPLVDKLVTPEGIERLMHDKIPEAKIDLSNLDRDMNKSDLTMGYESFDRFVVRITDKVDRSKNVSLILKRSGLGWKLAGIDIAKFS, from the coding sequence ATGTTTGATTCTCTATCGGAGCAGCTACGCGATCGATTCAAATCTATAGAGCGAAAGACGGTAATTATTGGTGCTGCTGTTGGTGCCGGGGTAGTGGCTTTGGCTAGCGGGGGAATCTATTATGCGCCGTATTTGACGATCGATAATTTAAAAAATGCTACGGCCAATCGGAATACTGATGCTTTGTCAGAGTCGATTGATTTTCCCGCGCTGCGGATGAGTATTAAAGAAAATGTTAAAATTCAAGTATTAAAACAAATGGCTGGAGCTGAGGCCCCAACGTCAACAAAAATGACCCCCGCACAGGTGGAAAAAACGATCGATCCACTGGTAGATAAACTAGTTACACCGGAAGGAATAGAGCGATTGATGCACGATAAAATACCGGAGGCTAAAATCGATCTGAGCAATCTCGATCGAGATATGAATAAATCGGATTTGACGATGGGTTATGAATCATTCGATCGGTTTGTAGTGAGGATTACCGATAAAGTCGATCGCTCTAAAAATGTGAGCCTAATTCTCAAGCGTAGTGGATTAGGGTGGAAATTAGCGGGAATCGATATTGCTAAATTTAGTTAA